A single window of Bacteroidetes Order II. bacterium DNA harbors:
- the fabG gene encoding 3-oxoacyl-ACP reductase FabG codes for MQQRLADKVAIITGGSQGIGRATAERFVQEGARVVVADVNVEKGEAFVAELKEQGYQAAFIKVDVTKKTETDAMAAFAHKTFGQVDILVNNAGITKDSTLVKMTEEAFDRVIAVNLKGVFNSTQSTVPYMIEGGYGRVLNAASVVALYGNFGQTNYVATKAGVIGMTKTWARELGRRGITVNAVAPGFIATDMVSTIPDKVLDMFREKTPVLRLGEALDIANAYLFLASEEASFITGVTLSVDGGLTL; via the coding sequence ATGCAACAGAGACTCGCAGACAAGGTGGCCATCATCACGGGTGGCAGTCAAGGGATTGGCCGGGCAACGGCCGAACGTTTTGTGCAGGAAGGCGCACGTGTGGTTGTGGCCGATGTAAACGTAGAAAAAGGAGAAGCGTTTGTTGCCGAACTAAAGGAGCAGGGCTATCAGGCCGCGTTTATTAAAGTTGATGTGACGAAAAAAACCGAAACCGACGCGATGGCGGCATTCGCCCACAAAACCTTTGGGCAGGTGGATATTTTGGTAAACAATGCCGGCATTACTAAAGACAGCACCCTCGTCAAAATGACGGAGGAAGCATTTGATCGGGTAATTGCCGTAAACCTGAAAGGCGTGTTCAATAGCACACAATCTACCGTCCCTTATATGATTGAGGGCGGTTATGGCCGTGTACTGAACGCCGCTTCGGTGGTGGCACTTTATGGGAATTTTGGCCAAACCAATTATGTGGCTACGAAAGCTGGTGTAATTGGCATGACCAAAACTTGGGCCAGGGAACTGGGTCGCCGAGGGATCACAGTTAATGCGGTTGCGCCAGGATTTATTGCGACCGACATGGTCAGCACCATTCCAGACAAGGTGTTAGACATGTTTCGCGAAAAAACACCCGTTCTGCGGCTGGGCGAAGCCTTAGATATTGCCAATGCCTATCTGTTTCTCGCCAGCGAAGAGGCTTCTTTTATTACTGGTGTCACCTTGAGTGTGGATGGCGGGCTTACCCTCTAA
- the ggt gene encoding gamma-glutamyltransferase, translating to MRRFPAFYVLPLLLSLLFVSGGTLFKPTEQALYAVPDPVRGEKGMVVSAHPEATKAGLEILKKGGNAVDAAVATGFALAVVYPVAGNIGGGGFMLIRDQDGKATSFDYREKAPEAATRDMFLDEKGNFVSTRSTKGYLANGVPGAVAGMLKAHAAKGKLPLSLVMAPAIRLASLGWRLTDQDADMFNHFYKDFTEFKSTAKYFTKGSPDKTYLAGELFIQKDLAATLRRIQLKGHDGFYKGPTADLIVAEMKRGGGLITHKDLAAYQSKERSVVTGTYRGYKIFSMPPPSSGGIALMQLLNAVEPYNLKEMGFRSSELIHLEAEAMRRVYADRAEWLGDPDFFSVPQDQMIQKRYAAERMKSFNPQKTTPSETIKHGNPLAVESTETTHYSIVDKDGNAVAVTTTINGAFGNFVVVDGAGFFLNNEMDDFSAKPGTPNMFGVIGGEANAIQPHKRMLSSMTPTIVDDPQGRLFMVAGSPGGSTIITTVYQVITNVIDHGMNIAEAVSVPRIHHQWLPEVLFHEKWAFPLDVARNLETKGWKLSQRAGTSGMADCILISHETVSTKTDPSGLNTNQAKAIKRVYWGGADPRGQSLALGY from the coding sequence ATGAGACGCTTCCCTGCCTTTTATGTATTGCCCTTGTTATTAAGCCTGTTATTTGTTTCCGGCGGCACCCTTTTTAAACCAACCGAGCAAGCCCTGTATGCCGTCCCCGATCCCGTTCGTGGCGAGAAAGGTATGGTGGTATCCGCACATCCCGAAGCAACAAAAGCCGGACTTGAAATCCTCAAAAAGGGCGGCAATGCCGTGGATGCAGCCGTTGCAACAGGATTTGCCCTTGCAGTAGTGTATCCGGTGGCTGGAAACATTGGTGGTGGAGGCTTTATGCTCATCCGAGACCAAGACGGAAAAGCCACTTCTTTTGATTATCGCGAGAAAGCACCCGAAGCAGCCACCCGCGACATGTTCTTGGATGAAAAGGGAAATTTTGTTTCTACCCGCAGTACAAAAGGATATTTGGCCAATGGCGTACCTGGAGCCGTAGCGGGTATGCTGAAAGCCCATGCAGCCAAAGGGAAACTCCCACTTTCGTTGGTAATGGCTCCTGCAATTCGGCTGGCTTCGCTTGGCTGGCGGCTCACTGATCAAGACGCCGATATGTTTAATCACTTTTATAAAGATTTCACCGAATTCAAGTCAACCGCTAAGTATTTCACGAAAGGCAGTCCAGACAAAACCTATTTGGCTGGGGAATTATTCATCCAAAAAGACCTTGCTGCCACTCTCCGCCGCATCCAACTAAAGGGCCATGACGGGTTTTATAAAGGCCCAACAGCTGATTTGATTGTCGCTGAAATGAAGCGTGGCGGTGGGCTTATTACCCATAAAGATTTGGCCGCCTATCAATCCAAAGAACGTTCCGTGGTCACCGGAACCTATCGCGGGTACAAAATTTTCTCTATGCCGCCCCCTTCTTCCGGAGGGATTGCACTGATGCAATTGTTGAATGCCGTAGAGCCTTATAACCTCAAAGAGATGGGCTTCCGTTCGAGCGAACTCATCCATTTGGAGGCCGAAGCCATGCGGCGGGTGTATGCTGATAGGGCCGAATGGCTGGGGGACCCCGATTTCTTCTCGGTTCCACAAGACCAAATGATACAAAAACGCTATGCTGCCGAACGGATGAAGTCTTTTAATCCCCAAAAAACAACACCGAGCGAAACCATCAAACACGGAAACCCGCTGGCCGTAGAGTCCACAGAGACCACCCACTATTCAATAGTGGACAAAGACGGAAATGCAGTAGCCGTCACCACAACCATCAATGGGGCTTTCGGGAACTTTGTTGTGGTGGATGGCGCAGGCTTTTTTCTGAACAATGAAATGGACGATTTTTCCGCTAAACCAGGTACGCCGAACATGTTTGGCGTGATCGGTGGGGAAGCCAATGCCATCCAGCCTCATAAACGCATGTTGTCTTCCATGACCCCCACCATTGTGGACGATCCTCAAGGCCGATTATTTATGGTGGCAGGCTCACCGGGTGGCTCTACCATTATTACGACGGTGTATCAAGTTATTACCAATGTCATTGATCATGGCATGAACATCGCGGAGGCCGTTTCGGTACCACGCATTCACCATCAATGGCTACCCGAAGTGCTGTTTCACGAAAAATGGGCCTTTCCCTTGGATGTTGCGCGGAACTTGGAAACCAAAGGATGGAAACTCTCGCAACGCGCCGGAACCAGTGGGATGGCAGATTGTATCCTGATCTCCCACGAAACCGTTTCTACCAAAACCGATCCTAGTGGCCTAAACACCAATCAGGCCAAGGCCATAAAACGGGTTTATTGGGGTGGGGCAGATCCTCGTGGGCAGAGCCTTGCCTTGGGTTATTGA
- a CDS encoding 4-hydroxy-tetrahydrodipicolinate synthase, which produces MIFRGTAPAMVTPFSANNQLDLGALRNHIDFVISGGVEALVLLGTTGENPTITGEERRQIVETAIEHTNQRIPVIIGTGTNDTSDCIRYSREAAAAGADALLIVGPYYNKPTHNGYMAHFAAVADATDCPIIAYNVPGRTGSNIKAETMLAIAEQVPTVVAVKEASADLAQISDIIRNRPEGFAVYAGDDELVLPITALGGDGVISVLANAVVQPFTDFVRLCLGGDFTAAKATHYELLDIMRACFYESNPIPIKTLLGEMGLMNPLMRLPLVPMGEGPKAKMMDVYRSLGIEQTA; this is translated from the coding sequence ATGATCTTCAGAGGAACAGCGCCTGCAATGGTAACGCCTTTTTCGGCTAATAACCAATTGGATCTGGGCGCATTGCGCAACCATATTGACTTTGTGATTTCCGGTGGCGTGGAAGCCCTTGTGCTCCTTGGAACTACCGGAGAGAACCCTACCATAACGGGTGAAGAACGACGCCAAATTGTAGAAACGGCGATCGAACATACCAACCAACGCATCCCCGTTATCATTGGAACGGGAACCAACGACACCTCAGACTGTATCCGCTACTCCCGTGAGGCCGCTGCTGCTGGCGCTGACGCCCTTCTTATCGTAGGCCCTTATTATAACAAACCCACGCACAACGGCTATATGGCCCATTTCGCTGCTGTTGCTGATGCCACTGATTGCCCCATCATCGCATATAACGTACCAGGACGTACCGGATCAAACATCAAAGCAGAGACCATGTTGGCCATTGCCGAGCAGGTTCCGACTGTTGTAGCGGTAAAAGAAGCGTCGGCAGACCTTGCCCAGATATCGGATATTATCCGTAACCGCCCTGAAGGATTCGCTGTCTATGCGGGTGATGACGAGTTGGTATTGCCGATTACGGCATTGGGCGGCGATGGGGTGATTTCGGTGCTGGCCAATGCCGTTGTGCAGCCTTTTACAGATTTTGTACGGCTGTGTCTTGGTGGAGATTTTACGGCCGCCAAAGCCACACACTACGAGTTATTAGACATCATGCGGGCTTGTTTCTACGAGTCTAACCCCATCCCCATTAAGACCCTACTAGGTGAAATGGGCCTCATGAATCCGCTCATGCGCCTACCGCTTGTTCCGATGGGCGAAGGGCCAAAAGCCAAAATGATGGACGTTTACCGTTCATTGGGCATCGAGCAAACTGCCTAA
- a CDS encoding peptidylprolyl isomerase: MEIDTEKTYIATIETSKGNIELELYPAYAPKTVNNFVFLARQGFYNGTVFHRVIPDFMVQGGDPTGTGRGGPGYRFEDEFAGNPLVHEPGVISMANAGPRTNGSQFFITHIQTPWLNGKHTVFGKVTEGKVEVVDEIEQGDQIVAVTIREQA; encoded by the coding sequence ATGGAAATTGATACGGAAAAAACGTACATCGCTACCATCGAAACCTCTAAGGGTAATATCGAATTGGAACTTTATCCGGCTTATGCCCCCAAAACCGTGAATAATTTTGTCTTTCTGGCAAGACAAGGGTTTTATAATGGGACAGTTTTTCATCGCGTGATTCCAGACTTTATGGTACAGGGCGGTGATCCCACGGGTACTGGCCGTGGGGGGCCGGGCTATCGTTTTGAGGATGAATTTGCCGGAAACCCCTTGGTGCATGAACCGGGTGTTATTTCAATGGCAAATGCAGGCCCACGGACAAACGGGAGTCAGTTTTTCATTACGCATATCCAAACCCCTTGGCTGAATGGAAAACACACGGTCTTTGGAAAAGTAACTGAGGGGAAAGTGGAAGTGGTGGATGAAATTGAGCAAGGAGACCAAATTGTTGCCGTAACGATTCGGGAGCAAGCATGA
- a CDS encoding beta-lactamase family protein, with protein sequence MLRLLLLWFPVMALSQSLPQKLHAVLDAHFTPHEPGVALLVMDAGKVIFSKGYGTAYTGKPMAITPKTAFRMASVSKQFTAIAVLLLEKQGSLRLSDRLSHYFPELPAWSEQVTIRHMITHTSGMIDGESLLADETGRVLWENPQVYKLLGADYQRLRQIEDRDHLRLLQVVDSTYFAPGSQFRYSNSAYCLLTLIVEKTAKMPFSAFLMEKVFKPLEMKGAMAFQPPVRIPNRAFGYVRRGPEKWHFNDQSQTSATLGDGGVYLSLNDYARWYSALLNNTPIPLKKVHETLFSVAGPQHRYGAGWFFDADMWFHSGSTCGFSTFVIAMPASGKLVAWFSNRADDHAAFRKIQTLLVKEGFLKEDVWHWHEQTQ encoded by the coding sequence ATGCTCCGATTGCTTCTTTTATGGTTTCCTGTAATGGCCCTTTCACAATCCTTGCCGCAAAAGCTACATGCCGTACTTGATGCACACTTTACCCCTCATGAACCAGGTGTTGCCCTTTTGGTGATGGATGCTGGAAAGGTGATTTTCAGTAAAGGATATGGGACGGCGTACACGGGAAAACCAATGGCCATTACCCCTAAAACGGCATTTCGGATGGCTTCGGTCTCCAAACAGTTTACTGCAATAGCTGTTTTATTATTGGAAAAACAAGGAAGTCTGCGCTTATCCGATCGCTTGAGTCACTATTTTCCGGAACTTCCCGCTTGGAGCGAACAGGTGACGATCCGTCACATGATTACCCATACCTCTGGAATGATAGATGGAGAAAGCCTCTTAGCCGATGAGACAGGACGTGTTTTATGGGAAAATCCGCAGGTATATAAACTGCTTGGTGCAGACTATCAACGCCTCCGACAAATTGAAGACCGAGATCACCTGCGGCTTCTACAAGTCGTAGATTCCACATACTTTGCGCCCGGATCACAATTCAGGTACAGCAATTCTGCCTATTGTTTGCTCACACTCATTGTGGAAAAAACGGCTAAGATGCCTTTTTCGGCATTTTTAATGGAGAAGGTATTTAAACCATTGGAGATGAAGGGTGCGATGGCATTTCAACCGCCTGTTCGCATTCCGAATCGGGCCTTTGGATATGTCAGGAGAGGGCCGGAGAAGTGGCACTTTAACGACCAAAGCCAAACCAGTGCCACCCTAGGTGATGGTGGTGTCTATCTTTCTTTAAACGATTATGCCCGTTGGTATAGCGCTTTGTTAAACAACACCCCGATCCCCCTTAAAAAGGTGCACGAAACGTTGTTCTCGGTGGCTGGTCCACAACACCGCTATGGGGCAGGATGGTTTTTCGACGCAGACATGTGGTTTCATTCCGGCTCTACCTGCGGATTTTCAACTTTTGTGATTGCCATGCCTGCTTCGGGAAAATTGGTGGCATGGTTTAGTAACCGTGCCGACGACCACGCCGCTTTCCGGAAAATACAGACTTTGCTCGTGAAGGAAGGCTTCTTGAAAGAAGATGTCTGGCATTGGCATGAACAAACCCAATAA
- a CDS encoding GNAT family N-acetyltransferase — MQTNRNLAIRPITATIQENAALLEMWNASADYDPLTPDLWQEFVYQDPDFVPQHALAVFAGTQPVAFAMGVVRSSGIGYIKMMLVSKTYRKQNVGKMLLLRMETALSDLGAHTIRVGEAPPAYFIPGIDPRYTSTIAFFQKNGYEKFNEGYHMHCNLLADDWDTSEAEARLLSRGLEVRRANLQDFEPLMAFLAQYFSAWQFEVAASFRKNPVAIHLGLRNGQLLGFAAYDGTHVGLPWFGPMGTDPTERKLGIGAVLLRRCLRDQKADGHTFSVIPWVGPYTFYAQHAGAEISHVFWRFQKTISPVS, encoded by the coding sequence ATGCAAACCAATCGGAACTTAGCCATTCGACCCATAACAGCGACAATTCAAGAAAACGCTGCACTATTAGAAATGTGGAATGCCTCGGCAGATTATGACCCGCTTACGCCGGATCTTTGGCAGGAATTTGTTTACCAAGACCCAGATTTTGTACCGCAGCACGCATTAGCCGTGTTTGCGGGAACCCAACCAGTTGCTTTTGCGATGGGTGTTGTGCGTTCGAGCGGTATTGGGTACATTAAGATGATGCTGGTTTCTAAGACCTATCGCAAGCAAAACGTGGGAAAGATGCTCTTACTTCGTATGGAAACGGCACTTTCCGATTTGGGCGCACATACCATTCGGGTGGGCGAGGCCCCGCCTGCCTACTTCATCCCCGGCATAGACCCGCGTTACACGTCCACCATCGCCTTTTTTCAAAAAAACGGTTACGAAAAATTTAATGAAGGCTACCACATGCACTGCAATCTTTTGGCCGATGATTGGGATACCAGCGAAGCAGAAGCACGTTTATTATCACGCGGTCTGGAAGTACGTCGTGCCAACTTGCAAGATTTTGAACCGCTAATGGCTTTTTTGGCCCAATATTTTAGCGCATGGCAGTTTGAGGTGGCCGCTTCGTTTCGCAAAAACCCTGTGGCCATACACCTTGGCCTACGGAATGGACAACTCCTCGGATTTGCTGCATATGATGGGACACATGTCGGCCTCCCGTGGTTTGGGCCAATGGGTACAGACCCCACTGAGCGCAAATTGGGGATTGGGGCGGTTTTGCTCAGACGTTGTTTGCGGGATCAGAAGGCTGATGGCCATACATTTAGTGTCATCCCTTGGGTAGGACCCTATACTTTTTATGCACAACACGCTGGTGCCGAGATTTCGCACGTTTTTTGGCGCTTTCAGAAAACAATTTCTCCTGTTTCTTAA
- a CDS encoding Dabb family protein, whose amino-acid sequence MIRHIVLWSLPANDPEKAVHAQEIKDLLEGLIGQIPSIRHLEVGINLPETPETNWDVALFSEFEDRAGLEAYQSHPAHQAGIPRIKSLVSGRTCVDYEV is encoded by the coding sequence ATGATCAGACACATCGTCCTATGGTCATTGCCTGCCAATGATCCAGAAAAAGCAGTTCACGCCCAAGAGATTAAAGACCTACTCGAGGGACTTATAGGCCAGATTCCTTCCATTCGTCACCTTGAAGTGGGGATTAATCTGCCCGAAACACCAGAGACAAATTGGGATGTGGCGCTGTTTTCTGAATTTGAAGACCGAGCTGGTCTGGAAGCGTATCAAAGCCATCCAGCACATCAAGCAGGTATCCCACGTATAAAGAGCTTGGTCTCCGGACGTACCTGCGTAGATTATGAGGTGTAA
- a CDS encoding TonB-dependent receptor, with protein sequence MIPFKTSALRRSIPAVFLALFLLTPFAWAQTTLTGKVTDAGSGQPLPGVTLLVVGKQIGAVSGTDGNYRLSIAAGSYQIRASFVGYKTQVVTTTIRPGRNVLDVALQEDLIGSDEVVVLGTRREDRVVTDSPVPIDVITPRELQSTGATETMQVLQAMVPSYNAPQSSITDGTDHIKVATLRGLAPDQMLVLINGKRQHTSALVNVNGSVGRGSTGIDMNAIPSGIIERVEVLRDGAAAQYGSDAIAGVINLVLKQKKGLDVRVNAGQYVSNELRGYTESEGNRLALDGSLAKDASGNVLDAAGTYNWDGANEAGTKRLGGSPQETISRLDGQSIDLNLGYGLGLGENGSLYLAANFVDKAHASRAGLDPRRNYFGINADGTLNTSQTAGTDDPREATFDRNNFWYGNGEQTGLSLFFNGNIPLGDSGANLYAFGGYSNREGLTGCFFRPASDNRTIRSLYPDGFLPKINGLVTDYTLTGGFKGTLGDWSYDLSEKYGSNTLRFNMKDVANVTYGATSPTKIDSGALSFGQATTNLDLFRQLDVGMASPLSVALGGEFRWENYKILQGEEVSYKDGGQKVLDGPNKGAAAAVGCQCFPGFAPNSLSDAKRTSFGAYADLENNITNNILLSLAGRFENYSDFGSNFSGKFATKIDLTESLGLRGAISTGFRAPSLQQQYFTTISTNFINGVPFEVGTFTVDSPVAKALGATALKPETSFNLSAGITFNAGNFAATIDAYQIEIKDRITFTENFTGTTVQNFLATKGINANGGRFFTNAIDTRTQGLDLTARYATQVGPGKLRASVALNLNKTEITNAAADKKNSFLRYIPATPGLEALGFTALIGRQRLNDFEGAQPTDKETLTLQYDINNIGITLRAIRYGEVTSLAADAPDSTTGFNPRDQVFSAKTLFDAEVNYKFRRGAQLSIGSNNILDVYPDKVWKVDSNNGILPYSAFSPFGFMGRYVYTRLSYSL encoded by the coding sequence ATGATTCCCTTTAAAACCAGCGCCCTCCGAAGGAGTATCCCTGCTGTATTTTTAGCCCTCTTTTTATTAACCCCGTTTGCCTGGGCGCAAACCACCCTTACTGGTAAGGTAACCGATGCGGGATCGGGGCAGCCCCTTCCCGGTGTTACCCTGCTCGTCGTTGGCAAACAGATCGGTGCAGTCTCAGGCACAGATGGAAATTATCGCTTGTCTATCGCCGCAGGTTCGTATCAAATCCGGGCCAGTTTTGTGGGTTATAAAACCCAAGTTGTAACCACCACCATCAGACCTGGGCGGAATGTATTGGATGTCGCCCTTCAGGAAGACCTTATCGGTAGCGATGAAGTGGTGGTACTAGGCACCCGTCGTGAAGACCGCGTTGTGACAGATTCTCCGGTACCGATTGACGTCATCACCCCGCGCGAGCTTCAGTCCACGGGCGCAACCGAGACCATGCAGGTGCTTCAAGCGATGGTTCCTTCCTATAATGCGCCGCAATCCTCGATCACGGATGGAACCGACCACATCAAAGTGGCCACGTTGCGTGGTTTGGCTCCCGACCAAATGTTGGTGCTTATCAATGGTAAACGCCAACATACCAGCGCACTTGTGAACGTGAATGGTTCTGTCGGACGTGGCTCTACAGGTATAGACATGAACGCTATTCCCTCCGGAATCATTGAGCGCGTAGAAGTCCTGCGAGACGGTGCTGCTGCCCAATATGGTTCCGATGCCATTGCTGGGGTCATCAATTTGGTTCTCAAGCAGAAAAAAGGGTTAGATGTACGGGTGAATGCTGGACAATACGTTTCTAACGAATTAAGAGGCTATACCGAAAGCGAAGGAAACCGCTTAGCCTTGGATGGTAGCTTAGCAAAAGATGCCAGTGGAAATGTCTTGGATGCCGCCGGAACCTATAACTGGGACGGCGCCAACGAAGCAGGGACCAAGCGACTGGGCGGCTCACCACAAGAAACCATTTCTCGCCTTGATGGGCAGTCTATCGACCTAAACCTTGGATATGGCTTGGGCTTGGGCGAAAACGGCTCCCTCTACCTCGCTGCTAACTTTGTGGATAAAGCCCATGCAAGCCGCGCCGGATTAGACCCACGCCGCAACTACTTTGGGATCAATGCCGATGGCACGCTTAACACCAGCCAAACCGCAGGAACCGATGATCCTCGTGAAGCCACCTTCGATCGTAACAACTTCTGGTATGGTAATGGAGAACAAACTGGTCTTAGCCTGTTCTTCAATGGTAATATCCCTTTAGGCGATAGTGGCGCCAACCTTTATGCCTTTGGTGGGTATAGCAACCGAGAAGGGCTTACAGGCTGTTTCTTCCGTCCGGCCAGCGATAACCGCACGATCCGTAGCCTTTATCCCGATGGTTTCTTGCCGAAGATCAATGGTCTTGTAACCGACTATACCCTTACCGGTGGATTTAAAGGTACGCTCGGCGATTGGAGCTATGACCTGAGCGAAAAATATGGTTCCAATACCTTGCGCTTCAATATGAAAGATGTGGCCAATGTGACCTATGGCGCCACATCTCCTACCAAAATTGACTCGGGTGCATTGTCTTTTGGCCAAGCCACAACCAACTTAGACCTCTTCCGTCAACTCGACGTCGGAATGGCATCCCCACTTTCGGTGGCACTGGGCGGCGAATTCCGTTGGGAAAACTATAAAATCCTTCAAGGAGAAGAGGTTTCGTACAAAGATGGCGGACAAAAAGTATTGGATGGTCCCAATAAAGGTGCTGCAGCAGCCGTGGGTTGCCAATGCTTCCCCGGTTTTGCGCCCAACAGCCTTTCGGATGCCAAACGGACCAGTTTCGGCGCTTATGCAGACTTGGAGAACAACATAACGAACAATATTCTCTTGAGTCTTGCTGGTCGTTTTGAAAACTACAGCGATTTTGGTTCTAACTTCTCGGGGAAATTTGCCACCAAAATTGACCTCACCGAAAGCCTTGGCTTGCGTGGCGCCATCAGCACTGGATTCCGTGCGCCATCCTTGCAACAGCAATACTTCACCACCATCTCCACCAACTTCATCAATGGTGTACCGTTTGAAGTGGGTACGTTTACGGTTGATTCTCCTGTTGCCAAAGCCTTGGGCGCTACCGCGTTAAAACCAGAAACCTCTTTTAACCTGAGTGCAGGGATTACATTTAATGCTGGTAATTTTGCGGCTACGATTGATGCTTATCAGATTGAAATCAAAGACCGGATCACCTTTACCGAAAACTTTACTGGAACGACTGTACAGAATTTCTTGGCTACCAAAGGCATCAATGCAAACGGTGGACGCTTCTTCACCAATGCCATAGATACCCGCACACAAGGCTTGGATCTGACGGCCCGTTATGCAACCCAAGTAGGCCCAGGGAAACTCCGAGCCTCGGTAGCGCTAAACCTCAATAAAACCGAGATTACGAATGCCGCAGCAGATAAGAAAAACTCGTTCCTTCGCTACATCCCTGCAACCCCTGGCCTCGAGGCATTAGGCTTTACGGCCTTGATCGGTCGTCAGCGCTTGAATGATTTTGAAGGCGCGCAACCTACCGACAAAGAAACCCTCACCTTGCAATACGACATCAACAACATCGGCATTACCTTACGTGCCATCCGATACGGTGAAGTAACTTCGCTGGCTGCTGATGCCCCAGACAGTACCACCGGATTTAATCCCCGCGACCAGGTCTTCTCTGCAAAAACCTTGTTTGATGCCGAAGTGAACTACAAATTCCGTCGTGGTGCGCAACTTTCCATTGGCTCCAACAATATTTTGGATGTTTATCCAGACAAAGTTTGGAAGGTGGACAGCAACAACGGAATTCTACCCTATAGCGCATTTTCGCCCTTTGGCTTTATGGGTCGCTATGTTTATACCCGCCTGAGCTACTCACTCTAA